The Fibrobacter sp. UWT2 genome window below encodes:
- a CDS encoding type IV pilin protein codes for MKKQGFTLIELMVVIVIMGILAAVAVPKLFGMIAKSKASEIGPAAGEYIKLQDAYVSETGLYVGTWSTIGYTMNGETPAFKYEDVLSVPQNKVSTDIPTTAGKAWKATAKVGLNECDKGSTWVLYLSTGANGNGLTWGAGVKDATSGEAAVLDMDDACSVLTPQFVNFRTQSGS; via the coding sequence ATGAAAAAGCAAGGTTTTACACTCATTGAATTGATGGTCGTGATCGTGATCATGGGCATCTTGGCCGCCGTCGCAGTGCCGAAACTGTTCGGCATGATCGCTAAGTCCAAGGCTTCCGAAATCGGCCCGGCTGCTGGCGAATACATCAAGCTCCAGGACGCATACGTGTCTGAAACTGGATTGTACGTCGGTACGTGGAGCACTATCGGTTATACGATGAACGGTGAAACGCCGGCCTTCAAATATGAAGACGTGCTTTCTGTTCCTCAGAATAAGGTGTCTACCGACATCCCCACCACTGCTGGCAAGGCATGGAAAGCTACTGCTAAGGTGGGCTTGAACGAATGCGATAAAGGCTCCACATGGGTTCTTTACCTGAGTACTGGTGCTAATGGAAATGGCCTTACTTGGGGTGCTGGTGTCAAGGACGCAACCTCTGGTGAAGCTGCTGTGCTTGATATGGATGATGCCTGCTCTGTGCTGACCCCGCAGTTCGTCAACTTCCGCACTCAGTCTGGTTCCTAA
- a CDS encoding glycosyltransferase family 2 protein — translation MISIIVPIHNAALTLTKCVNSLTSQTFKNIEVLLINNGSTDDSWSACLELASKDSRVKAIGLSEKGVSSARNRGIQESIGDYVMFVDADDWVDNNVCELFVNENRLHNYDLFCFSAQYHKENSSLKSFLFAQNVQLLSENQKEELQIKVFAPEAPCFNYKTNTRFLGSAWGKIYKKDVLIKHDLHFSSETIISEDVLFNTLALDHFDRIGYSRNCFYHYEQQTNSAQSRYRPDSEKYFDFVITQIRQWLEQTKKNRRFVDAANCLFVHYLFGILKEDLVHRDNGYTLTQRCEALEKLLKKENFQTLLQNVNKDYFSTSEKILMLLMKMKLYKLIIVLLQVYLR, via the coding sequence TTGATTTCTATAATCGTTCCGATTCATAATGCTGCGTTGACGCTTACTAAATGCGTGAACAGCCTGACTTCGCAGACATTTAAGAATATAGAGGTCTTGTTAATTAATAACGGTTCCACGGATGACAGTTGGTCGGCGTGCTTGGAACTAGCTTCTAAAGATTCCCGTGTTAAAGCAATAGGCCTTTCTGAAAAAGGAGTTTCTTCGGCGCGTAATCGAGGAATTCAGGAATCAATCGGTGATTATGTGATGTTTGTGGATGCCGATGATTGGGTAGACAACAATGTTTGCGAATTATTTGTCAATGAAAATCGACTTCATAATTATGATCTTTTTTGCTTTTCCGCACAATATCACAAAGAAAATAGTTCGTTAAAATCTTTTTTATTTGCGCAGAATGTTCAATTATTATCCGAAAACCAAAAAGAAGAATTACAAATAAAAGTCTTTGCTCCTGAAGCTCCTTGTTTTAATTACAAGACTAATACGCGGTTTTTGGGAAGTGCGTGGGGAAAAATTTATAAGAAGGATGTTTTAATAAAGCACGACCTCCACTTTTCCTCAGAAACGATTATCAGTGAAGATGTTTTGTTTAATACACTAGCGTTGGATCATTTTGATCGAATTGGCTATTCAAGAAATTGTTTTTATCATTATGAACAACAAACTAATTCCGCGCAAAGCCGTTATAGGCCAGATAGTGAAAAATATTTTGATTTTGTCATTACCCAAATTCGGCAGTGGCTAGAGCAAACAAAAAAAAACAGACGCTTTGTTGATGCGGCAAATTGTTTATTTGTCCATTATCTGTTCGGGATTCTAAAAGAAGATTTAGTTCACAGGGATAACGGATATACTCTTACGCAACGTTGCGAAGCTTTAGAAAAGTTATTGAAAAAAGAAAACTTCCAAACATTGTTGCAAAACGTCAATAAGGATTATTTTTCTACGTCCGAAAAAATATTGATGTTGCTAATGAAAATGAAATTATATAAGTTAATAATAGTTCTTTTGCAGGTCTATTTGAGATAG
- a CDS encoding glycosyltransferase family 2 protein codes for MNYNDASTTMKLVEHIKAYTLLDFIVVVDNCSTDDSWNLLQNCKSDKLHVVKSPRNGGYGAGNNLGLHYSSEVLKADYSIIANPDVLFSEDCIRKFLQTFQNDSSVAVVSAKQSNSADCAWKNCGIIRHVLATSLFFELLLKIRSYSAEYFKEKTSVPVFAVPGSLLMVDLKKMLEYGMYDEDFFLYYEEFVLAHKFANAGLKTILRRDCSYIHNHHVSISKTYNRWSMQHAILLKSAELFLRKYKKANALQMALAKLWFTYTKLEFWIYDIYKIMRFKI; via the coding sequence TTGAATTACAATGATGCGTCCACAACAATGAAATTGGTGGAGCATATAAAGGCGTATACTCTTTTAGATTTTATTGTAGTTGTCGACAATTGTTCAACCGATGATTCTTGGAATCTGTTGCAGAATTGTAAAAGTGATAAACTTCATGTTGTTAAATCGCCTAGAAATGGCGGCTATGGTGCTGGGAACAACTTAGGATTGCACTATTCGTCGGAGGTTTTAAAAGCCGATTATTCAATTATTGCAAATCCTGATGTGCTTTTTAGTGAAGATTGTATTCGCAAATTTCTCCAGACTTTTCAAAACGATTCTTCCGTTGCAGTCGTTTCTGCTAAGCAATCTAATTCAGCAGATTGTGCTTGGAAAAATTGCGGTATAATACGACATGTGCTTGCGACAAGTTTATTCTTTGAGCTTTTGCTTAAAATACGTTCTTATTCTGCAGAGTATTTTAAAGAGAAAACCTCAGTTCCTGTATTTGCAGTCCCAGGATCCTTGTTGATGGTTGACTTGAAGAAAATGCTTGAATACGGTATGTATGATGAAGATTTCTTTCTCTACTACGAAGAATTTGTTCTGGCGCATAAGTTTGCGAATGCCGGATTGAAGACCATTTTGAGACGTGATTGTTCGTACATTCACAATCATCACGTCAGTATTTCTAAAACATATAATCGTTGGTCTATGCAACATGCGATTCTGTTGAAAAGTGCAGAACTCTTCTTGCGAAAATACAAAAAGGCTAATGCGTTGCAAATGGCTTTGGCAAAGCTGTGGTTCACGTATACAAAATTGGAATTTTGGATATATGACATCTATAAAATCATGAGGTTTAAAATATGA
- a CDS encoding glycosyltransferase family 4 protein — MKKVLFITHDDMAGGSAKSLLSQIEYLRNSRNIDPIVVTWKNNSLTSCLTEKGIQCYAVKYDFTSVWTQNTFFHMIKRPYYRLFYNHIAYKLLKNKIDFSSISLIVSNSSVIDFGAYLHRKLQIPHVWYLREFGDLDFNILPYIKNFPHYIEGNSDAIIAVSNAVAQHWMERGIVKGIEVIYDGVVDKHHSQPSSTKDSIVKIVMCGRLSPAKGQFLALQALLCLPQNVLEQIHLDFFGDGESENGLRKLVKIKNLERFVSFKGFSSNLEVELDNYEIGLNLSKAEAFGRTTVEYMNHALFVIGTNSGGTPELLQNGKYGILIPPNNPEQLAQAITNYCLSRDELKTKAALSQGYSEDLFSISKNAEQAYLFYEKYML, encoded by the coding sequence ATGAAAAAAGTTCTTTTTATTACTCATGATGACATGGCTGGTGGGTCTGCCAAAAGTTTACTTTCGCAAATAGAATACCTAAGAAATTCTAGAAACATTGATCCAATTGTTGTTACATGGAAAAATAATTCGTTGACCTCTTGTTTGACGGAAAAAGGAATTCAGTGCTATGCGGTGAAATATGATTTTACATCTGTATGGACACAAAATACTTTTTTCCACATGATTAAAAGGCCGTATTATAGACTGTTCTACAATCATATTGCCTATAAATTATTAAAAAACAAAATTGATTTTTCGTCAATATCCCTAATCGTTTCTAATTCTAGTGTTATTGATTTTGGAGCCTATTTACATCGAAAACTGCAGATCCCGCATGTATGGTATTTGCGAGAATTCGGAGATTTAGACTTCAACATTCTGCCATACATCAAAAATTTTCCGCATTATATTGAGGGAAACTCCGATGCTATAATTGCCGTTTCTAATGCCGTTGCACAACATTGGATGGAACGTGGAATTGTAAAGGGCATTGAAGTAATCTATGATGGCGTGGTTGATAAGCATCATTCTCAACCAAGTTCTACTAAAGATTCAATAGTTAAAATTGTAATGTGTGGGCGGCTGAGTCCCGCTAAGGGACAGTTTTTAGCATTGCAAGCATTATTATGTCTCCCCCAAAATGTCTTGGAGCAAATTCATTTAGATTTTTTTGGAGATGGCGAATCTGAAAATGGTTTGCGAAAATTGGTGAAAATTAAAAATCTAGAAAGATTCGTTTCTTTTAAAGGTTTTTCTTCTAATCTTGAGGTTGAATTAGACAACTATGAAATTGGTCTAAATCTAAGTAAAGCTGAAGCTTTTGGACGCACGACCGTAGAATATATGAATCATGCTCTTTTTGTTATTGGGACAAATTCCGGGGGAACTCCAGAATTGTTACAAAATGGTAAATATGGAATTCTCATACCCCCAAATAATCCGGAACAATTGGCTCAAGCAATTACCAATTACTGCTTGTCTCGAGACGAACTCAAAACGAAAGCAGCGCTTTCTCAGGGCTATTCAGAAGACTTATTTTCTATTTCAAAGAATGCCGAACAGGCCTATCTGTTTTATGAAAAATACATGCTGTAA
- a CDS encoding glycosyltransferase family 2 protein, with protein MKDKALVIVVTYNAMQWIDQCIQSVYSSKHPLDLFIIDNASSDKTVEHIKENYADLKIIQNKKNLGFGAANNIGLQYAIDHNYSYVYLLNQDAWIQPNTVPTLINECERHPEFGILSPMQFQANCAHLDSDFNLIFSRSNHSGEIISVNNVMAAHWLISRKCLLEVGGFSPTFHHYGEDDNYCDRARFKEFKIGIVPSAIAIHDRENRIDPPEKKLYLSFVRTLVFLSDFERSDLFAVYGFACDCVKYLFRERSFSFVKYIKDLLLKYKQIKTNKTISKSRTAFLNN; from the coding sequence ATGAAAGATAAGGCTCTTGTCATCGTTGTAACATATAACGCCATGCAGTGGATTGATCAATGCATTCAAAGTGTATACAGCTCCAAACACCCTTTAGATTTATTCATTATTGACAACGCATCGTCCGACAAAACTGTAGAACACATAAAAGAGAATTATGCAGACCTTAAAATTATCCAAAACAAAAAAAATCTCGGATTCGGCGCAGCAAATAACATCGGCCTACAATACGCAATAGACCACAATTATTCATATGTATATCTTCTCAATCAAGACGCCTGGATCCAACCAAACACAGTACCCACACTTATCAACGAATGCGAGCGTCATCCTGAATTTGGAATTCTTTCACCAATGCAATTCCAGGCTAATTGCGCCCATTTAGATTCCGACTTTAATCTAATTTTTTCAAGATCCAATCACTCTGGCGAAATCATATCCGTTAATAATGTTATGGCAGCCCATTGGTTGATTAGCAGGAAATGTCTTCTTGAAGTCGGAGGATTTTCGCCAACTTTCCATCATTATGGCGAAGACGACAACTATTGCGATAGAGCAAGATTCAAAGAATTTAAAATAGGGATTGTTCCTAGTGCAATAGCAATACACGACCGGGAGAACCGAATTGATCCTCCTGAAAAGAAATTGTATCTATCATTCGTTAGAACTCTTGTATTTCTAAGCGACTTTGAAAGATCTGATTTATTTGCCGTTTATGGCTTTGCATGCGATTGTGTAAAATATCTATTTAGGGAGAGGTCTTTTTCATTTGTCAAATACATTAAAGATCTTCTACTTAAATACAAGCAAATAAAAACAAACAAGACTATTTCTAAGTCACGAACGGCTTTTTTAAACAACTAG
- a CDS encoding glycosyltransferase family 4 protein: protein MRKKILYIVEADLTSGSGKCAIELIQELKKNSKFEPIVITPSHSSLNKECDSISVENYAVHYARTCSFGMGIIGWIIAILCRPFLNFYAYKKMAKKIDFKSLNLIHSNSSTIDFGAYLYKKLHIPHIWHIRDFLAFNQLQKPIIINLPKYIAQNSSQIITVSNQLNAFLKSKTKCGKIKTIYDGVYRSSIDKIGATQFNDSKELRLVCVGNYSRIKGQDVLLEAIALLPAQVKKSIFIDFYGANADGFLQELKAIACKKSINHIVSFKDFCCNVFKTLPNYDIGVQPSHTEGFSRVTVEYMLSGLCVIGNGDTAIQELIENGKTGLLYKDFDIQSLADKISYCFYNRIEMSQMGQSAQSIALEKYCIEKNIRYIVDEYNRIVL, encoded by the coding sequence ATGCGGAAAAAAATCCTTTATATTGTTGAAGCTGATTTAACATCTGGCTCCGGGAAATGCGCCATAGAGTTAATTCAAGAGCTTAAAAAGAATAGCAAATTTGAACCCATTGTAATAACTCCGTCCCACAGCAGCTTAAATAAAGAATGTGACAGTATATCCGTTGAAAATTATGCGGTACATTACGCTAGAACGTGCAGTTTCGGTATGGGCATTATCGGATGGATTATTGCTATTCTTTGCCGTCCGTTTTTAAATTTTTATGCATACAAAAAAATGGCGAAAAAAATTGATTTTAAATCATTAAATTTGATCCATTCAAATTCGTCTACTATAGATTTTGGAGCCTATTTATACAAAAAACTTCATATTCCCCATATTTGGCATATTCGGGATTTTCTGGCGTTTAATCAACTGCAAAAACCAATTATTATCAATCTTCCAAAATATATTGCACAGAATTCTTCTCAAATTATAACCGTATCTAATCAATTAAATGCTTTTTTAAAAAGTAAAACCAAATGTGGCAAAATAAAAACAATTTATGATGGGGTATATAGATCGAGTATAGATAAAATTGGAGCCACTCAATTTAATGATTCTAAAGAATTACGGTTAGTTTGTGTTGGCAATTATTCCCGCATAAAAGGCCAAGACGTTCTACTTGAAGCCATCGCTTTGTTACCTGCACAAGTAAAAAAAAGTATTTTTATTGATTTTTATGGGGCAAATGCCGATGGATTTTTACAAGAATTAAAAGCTATAGCTTGTAAAAAATCAATTAATCATATAGTTTCTTTTAAGGACTTTTGTTGCAATGTTTTCAAAACACTTCCCAATTATGACATAGGCGTCCAGCCGTCACACACCGAAGGTTTTTCTCGTGTTACTGTAGAATATATGCTTTCTGGCTTATGCGTTATCGGAAACGGAGATACCGCTATACAGGAACTTATTGAAAACGGGAAAACAGGCTTACTTTACAAAGATTTTGACATTCAATCATTAGCTGACAAAATTTCATACTGTTTTTACAACAGGATTGAAATGTCGCAAATGGGCCAAAGTGCACAAAGCATTGCATTAGAAAAATATTGCATTGAAAAAAATATTCGCTATATTGTTGATGAATACAACAGAATTGTTCTTTAA
- a CDS encoding ATP-grasp fold amidoligase family protein: MNWANPQTFNEKLQWLKIYDRNPLYTKLVDKYEARKYIAETIGEDYLIPLLGVWDKVDDIDLEKLPQQFVLKCTHDSGSVIICKDKTTFDFTSAKKKLYKHLSINYYYPSREWPYKNVKPRIIAEKYLESTNLNDYKFQIFNGKVKNCFVCSKRFSKEGLHVTFFDRKWHPLNFTKLYPKETNALAKPVFFEKMIEISETVAHQFQFLRVDFYEFNNKIYVGELTFYPGAGFEKFNPPEWDKKFGDLITLHRR, translated from the coding sequence ATGAACTGGGCAAATCCTCAAACATTTAATGAAAAACTTCAATGGCTAAAAATTTACGACCGAAACCCTCTATATACAAAACTTGTTGACAAATACGAAGCCCGAAAATACATAGCTGAAACGATAGGTGAAGATTATCTAATCCCACTACTCGGAGTATGGGACAAAGTCGATGACATTGATTTAGAAAAGTTGCCCCAGCAATTTGTATTGAAATGTACACATGATTCAGGAAGCGTCATTATATGTAAGGACAAAACAACATTCGACTTTACTTCTGCGAAAAAGAAACTTTATAAACATTTATCCATTAACTACTATTATCCATCTAGAGAATGGCCCTATAAAAATGTTAAGCCACGAATCATTGCCGAAAAATATTTAGAATCAACAAATTTGAATGATTACAAATTTCAAATATTCAATGGCAAAGTAAAGAATTGCTTTGTATGCAGCAAGCGTTTTTCAAAAGAAGGGCTGCACGTCACATTCTTTGACCGAAAATGGCACCCATTAAATTTTACAAAACTATATCCAAAAGAAACGAACGCTTTGGCAAAACCCGTTTTTTTTGAAAAAATGATTGAAATTAGTGAAACAGTTGCACATCAATTTCAATTTCTTCGAGTAGATTTTTATGAATTTAACAATAAAATCTATGTAGGCGAGCTAACTTTTTACCCGGGTGCAGGCTTTGAAAAATTCAACCCACCAGAATGGGACAAAAAATTCGGAGATCTAATCACCCTCCATCGAAGATAG
- a CDS encoding glycosyltransferase: MLDNPLISIIMPVYNAKRFLESAIESILSQSLENFELILIDDGSFDGSASICDDFAKRDSRIILVHQKNMGTSFARNVGLKMAKGKYVAFCDHDDEFSPEMLKSNYEIAEEYKADVVCCSVKIFYPRDEGTFIHTLSQPTKVYGLNSRSELVIDLKYNNNTLFGYVWNHLYRRDVIENLKFDVRFRHGHEDQVFNLCTINHLKGNFVFNESTFYKHYSRLNSSSKTFDKEINKTIQEDLILFDYEYNFAIKYGNCHQVNGGHVLASHLYALHYRSCFRYQREFKAVRKCDYISKYPLPLTMAEKILLFSFRKVYPLFKVLCGMNWARYIPGKKEMILSSNGSDFWESPLCSFFWNLYASSRGRWLFSICNTIVRIVLIPFNILR; this comes from the coding sequence ATGCTTGATAATCCATTGATTTCAATAATAATGCCTGTTTATAACGCAAAACGGTTTCTTGAAAGTGCGATTGAAAGTATTTTATCTCAAAGTCTTGAAAATTTTGAATTAATTTTGATTGATGACGGCTCTTTTGATGGTAGTGCGTCTATTTGCGATGATTTCGCCAAGCGAGATTCCCGTATCATTCTTGTGCATCAAAAAAACATGGGGACATCGTTTGCTCGAAATGTTGGGTTGAAAATGGCGAAAGGAAAATATGTTGCCTTTTGTGATCATGACGATGAATTCTCTCCAGAAATGCTAAAATCAAATTATGAAATAGCTGAAGAATATAAAGCAGATGTCGTGTGCTGTTCTGTAAAAATATTTTATCCTCGAGACGAGGGAACTTTCATTCATACTTTATCTCAGCCAACCAAGGTTTACGGTCTAAACTCTCGTTCAGAACTCGTTATAGATTTAAAGTACAATAATAACACTTTGTTTGGCTACGTATGGAACCATTTATATCGTAGAGATGTAATTGAAAATTTAAAATTCGATGTAAGATTTAGGCATGGTCACGAAGATCAGGTTTTTAATTTATGTACGATTAATCACTTAAAGGGAAATTTTGTTTTTAATGAATCTACTTTCTACAAACATTATAGTCGACTAAATTCATCTAGTAAAACATTTGATAAAGAAATCAACAAAACTATTCAAGAAGATCTTATCCTTTTTGATTATGAGTATAATTTTGCAATCAAATACGGAAATTGTCATCAAGTGAATGGAGGGCACGTTTTGGCATCTCATTTGTACGCATTGCATTATCGTAGCTGTTTTAGATATCAACGAGAATTCAAGGCTGTTAGAAAGTGTGATTATATAAGTAAATACCCTCTTCCGCTGACAATGGCTGAAAAAATATTGTTGTTTAGTTTTAGAAAAGTATATCCGCTATTTAAGGTGTTGTGTGGGATGAATTGGGCTCGTTATATCCCTGGTAAAAAAGAAATGATATTGTCGTCAAACGGAAGTGATTTCTGGGAAAGTCCGTTATGTAGTTTTTTTTGGAATCTTTATGCTTCAAGCCGAGGCCGTTGGTTATTTAGTATATGCAATACGATCGTTCGGATTGTATTGATTCCTTTTAATATTTTGAGATAA
- a CDS encoding ABC transporter ATP-binding protein codes for MTAIEFENISKQYRLGLVSTGTLSHDLNRFWQTKVLRREDPYLKVGEVNDRAHKGDSEYVWALKDINFKVEQGDVVGIIGRNGAGKSTLLKLLSRVTAPTTGTIRARGRIASLLEVGTGFHPEMTGRENIYMNGAIMGMSRAEITRKLDEIVDFSGCERYLDTPVKRYSSGMTVRLGFAIAAHLEPEILVVDEVLAVGDAEFQKKAIGKIQDVSRGEGRTVLFVSHNMDSIQRLCTKGIALDSGQIKYQGNTNQAIELYLSQNNYCSEFNGTDGDPKVLYLNKACIRNKNHNQNFFVDSIIIIEADFTIKRNIGSLVAGFNICNNFGTPIARCDYNEDSQESSLKPGSYHIEFEIPAFTLAAGDYKIKFDIAERNVKCYTTDLSELDFTIHQGSNHFGNPFDEEGSIKRSLFHCKWLKLCQLISKY; via the coding sequence ATGACCGCGATCGAGTTTGAAAACATCAGCAAGCAGTACCGTTTGGGGCTAGTGAGCACCGGGACGCTCAGCCACGACCTGAACAGGTTCTGGCAGACCAAGGTGCTGCGCCGCGAGGACCCCTATCTCAAGGTGGGCGAAGTCAACGATCGCGCACACAAGGGCGACAGCGAATACGTGTGGGCCCTGAAAGACATCAATTTTAAAGTGGAACAGGGCGACGTCGTGGGAATCATCGGCAGGAACGGAGCCGGTAAGAGTACGCTTCTCAAGCTACTGAGCCGCGTGACTGCCCCCACCACCGGCACCATCCGCGCACGGGGCCGCATCGCGAGCCTCCTCGAAGTGGGCACAGGATTCCACCCGGAAATGACCGGTCGCGAGAACATCTACATGAACGGCGCCATCATGGGCATGAGCCGCGCCGAGATTACCCGCAAACTCGACGAAATCGTGGACTTCAGCGGATGCGAACGCTACCTGGACACCCCCGTGAAACGCTACAGCAGCGGCATGACCGTGCGCCTCGGGTTCGCCATCGCAGCTCACCTGGAACCCGAAATCCTCGTGGTGGACGAAGTGCTTGCCGTGGGCGACGCCGAATTCCAGAAGAAGGCCATCGGCAAGATACAGGACGTAAGCCGCGGCGAAGGCAGAACGGTGCTGTTCGTGAGCCACAATATGGACAGCATTCAACGTCTATGCACAAAAGGGATTGCATTGGATTCAGGGCAAATAAAATATCAAGGGAACACAAATCAAGCTATAGAACTTTACCTAAGTCAAAATAATTATTGTTCCGAATTTAACGGAACTGACGGGGACCCCAAAGTCTTATATTTAAATAAAGCATGCATTCGAAATAAAAATCACAATCAAAATTTTTTTGTAGATTCAATAATAATAATTGAAGCAGATTTTACCATAAAAAGAAACATCGGATCCCTTGTTGCCGGCTTTAACATTTGCAACAATTTTGGGACGCCAATTGCTAGATGTGATTACAACGAAGATTCTCAAGAAAGCTCTCTTAAGCCAGGAAGCTACCACATTGAATTTGAAATTCCCGCATTCACCTTGGCCGCAGGCGATTATAAAATTAAATTTGATATTGCTGAAAGAAATGTCAAGTGTTACACAACCGATCTAAGTGAGTTAGATTTCACCATACACCAAGGATCTAATCATTTTGGAAATCCTTTTGACGAAGAAGGATCAATAAAAAGATCACTTTTTCACTGCAAATGGTTAAAACTATGTCAACTTATCTCAAAATATTAA
- a CDS encoding LTA synthase family protein, protein MQKSKMKNIIILPAKIVTIVVSLFFIAEHYFFEIEPLAISPTFILSFFVLIALNWYTQTYKKENYFKPSHILLITVLLFLAVHLRAGIYWALNTFPLRDANTVFLTLQEPFDDFAYGMVKLYLTTTIPQALIITAILTIFLYTVLNRTKTRLFVIGTYFAATIVLFISVIPTSDYIHIINNEPEKNAIYSKFFAENYVNPDSVKITAPEQKKNLILIYLESLETTFSDKEHGGNQDINLIPEITELAQQNLSFGRIKKNIGGGFDAIGSSSTFGAMITRSLGIPDIANYKKTPILHHYKSLYKILNNNGYKQIFIQGNSGFYNGFRNFMTDQKINEVYGPDDLIQRLNLDTTNLTKSKLFKSVHDKDVFKAANQILDTISEPFTLTFFTIDTHSPHGFYDPNCIKSLDEKNEDELLKASVRCASRELSKFLVSIKAKPFYENTSIIIFGDHLFMGTRLVKGFKNRKWINIFINSPKAPTSNEVRLFSDIDMFPTILSTMDFNINGDRLGFGTDLFSSQKTLVESIGLDSLNKEINKMSSHLIYESILLQKKK, encoded by the coding sequence ATGCAAAAAAGCAAGATGAAGAACATAATCATTCTGCCGGCAAAAATAGTCACAATAGTAGTGAGCCTCTTTTTTATTGCAGAACACTATTTTTTTGAGATAGAGCCATTAGCCATTTCGCCAACATTCATACTATCCTTTTTTGTCCTTATTGCTTTAAATTGGTACACCCAAACATATAAGAAAGAAAACTATTTTAAACCATCCCACATTCTACTCATAACCGTTCTACTTTTTTTAGCAGTTCATCTAAGAGCTGGAATTTATTGGGCGTTAAACACTTTTCCTCTTAGGGATGCAAACACTGTTTTCCTTACCCTGCAGGAGCCATTTGACGACTTCGCCTACGGCATGGTCAAATTGTACCTGACCACGACTATCCCTCAGGCACTAATCATAACGGCAATCCTAACCATTTTCTTATATACAGTTTTAAACCGCACAAAGACAAGGCTGTTCGTCATAGGAACATACTTTGCAGCCACTATAGTTCTCTTTATCAGCGTCATTCCAACATCCGATTACATACACATCATAAACAATGAACCCGAAAAAAACGCAATCTACTCAAAGTTCTTTGCAGAAAACTATGTCAACCCCGACTCCGTCAAAATTACAGCACCCGAACAGAAAAAAAACTTAATTCTAATATATTTAGAATCTCTCGAGACAACATTCTCTGACAAAGAACACGGTGGCAACCAAGACATCAATCTTATTCCTGAAATTACAGAATTAGCGCAACAAAATCTAAGCTTTGGTAGAATCAAAAAAAACATCGGTGGCGGGTTCGACGCAATCGGTTCTAGCTCTACATTTGGGGCAATGATTACGCGTTCTTTAGGAATTCCCGATATCGCCAACTATAAAAAGACCCCCATATTACACCATTACAAAAGCCTTTATAAAATTCTTAACAATAATGGCTACAAGCAGATATTCATTCAAGGGAATTCTGGTTTTTACAATGGCTTTCGAAATTTTATGACAGATCAAAAAATAAATGAAGTTTACGGTCCCGACGATTTAATACAAAGGCTAAACTTAGATACAACAAATCTTACAAAAAGCAAATTGTTTAAATCTGTTCATGATAAAGACGTTTTTAAGGCAGCCAATCAAATTCTTGATACGATATCAGAACCTTTCACACTAACATTTTTCACTATAGACACCCATTCGCCCCACGGATTTTATGACCCCAACTGTATAAAAAGTCTCGACGAAAAGAACGAAGATGAGCTCCTTAAAGCATCCGTACGTTGCGCATCAAGAGAACTCAGCAAATTTCTGGTTTCAATAAAGGCTAAACCTTTTTATGAAAATACATCTATCATAATCTTTGGAGACCACCTTTTCATGGGAACCCGTTTAGTAAAAGGATTCAAAAACAGAAAATGGATCAATATTTTTATAAATTCTCCAAAGGCTCCTACCTCAAATGAAGTACGACTCTTTTCTGACATAGATATGTTTCCAACTATCCTCAGCACAATGGATTTCAATATCAATGGGGACAGACTCGGATTCGGCACAGACCTTTTTAGCAGTCAAAAAACACTTGTCGAAAGCATTGGGCTTGATTCTCTGAACAAAGAAATAAATAAAATGTCCAGTCATCTGATATACGAGAGCATTTTACTTCAAAAAAAGAAATAA